Below is a window of Sulfurisphaera ohwakuensis DNA.
AAAATTTCTTCTTTAAATCATCATAAAGTCCTTTCATGGCTTCATCCCCGTAACACTCATCAAATTTTAGCCCCTTGTTTATGCATTTTGTTAATTTTTCACTGTCATGATGAGCTGTAATCTCTATATCAATTGTCTCATATTTTCTCTTTAATTTCTCTCTTAAATCTTCAAGGATCATGTATAGGAATGTTGGGGGACACCAAAAAGTAGGTGGAGAGAGTACTACCCTTATCTTATTTTCTCCCTCTTCAATTTGTTTAACAAATCCTAATTCGACTATTGAGCTTAAAGTCTCTGGGTCTATAACACTTTTAAGAATTTCGCTCATTTAATACACCTCCTTTTTATAGTGACTCATCATCATTTAATATGCAACCTCTTTACTTAACTTAGTTTCAAGAACCTTAGCTCTACTTTTAATATCGTCATTTAATGTTTTCATAATTTCATTAACATCTATTCCCCACAGTTTTGCTGCGTTTTCATACAATATTTTCTTCTTTATATCTAAAGTTAGTTGAACTCCGTATTCCTTTTCTATATCCGGTGGTAATTCGAATTTAATGAAATCCTCTATTATCCATTTTGGATTCCATATTGCATAGTCTGATCCGTATAATATTCTATCTGGTCCTAACCAGAATAATAGTTCAGCCATTATTTGTGCAAAGTATCTTGGTCTCTTATGTATAAACGCTGTAGCTACTGCTAATCCAGCATAAACGTTTTTATCTTGAACTCCTATCCAACAGAAATCATCAAATCTTGGTAATCCTATATGTGTTACTACAAATTTCATTTCCGGGAATGATGAAGCTGCAGCATCTACATCTTTTACATCAAACGCATCCTTATCTAGGGGCCATACAGTTGGTCCCTTATGGGGTACTAAGATGTTTATTCCAAGTGATTTACTAAATTCTATGAACTCAAAAGCTTCTCTTGAATCTAATCTCCATCCTCTTGATAAATTGCCACCAATATCTTTCCATTCTGCAGTGTATAGTTTCACATGACGCATTTGCCAAGGTTTAACCCTATATTTTCTAACATCTTCCTCTAATTGTTTTTTACCTTGTTCACCATCTCTGGGATCCCATCTGGTACCTATTATAAATCTGTAGGGATTTTCATAAACTAGTTTGCCGAATTCTTCAGTGTTTCCGAAAGGTGTACGATAGAAGTATAATAGATATTGTGGTTGGGTAATTCCTATATCAACGTAACCGTTAAGAAATACGTCTTCAATCATTTTCTTTGGTCCGTAATATTTGAAGGTATTATAATCCATTATATATTCTTGGGGACTTAACGATTTGTGGTAGTCGTAAAAGCAATCTATCCATCCTTTAGCCAATTCTGGTCTTAACCAATTATCCTCATGGGCTTTCCATACATGTATATGATAATCTATTACGGGGATCTCATGAATTTTACCATCTGGTGTTTCTACTTTTATCAAATATTTCCCCATATTATATTGATCATGTTTATTTAAAAATCTTTGTTAAAAAAGGAAAGATAAGAATGTATTTTAATGATATGGATAGAGTAACGTATAAAATATAGTAAGTGCTAAGGGGAAAAAAAATTCGACGACACGAAATATATCTTGTTACTTCAGTCATTAGTTCACTTTTGATACCTTCTTGTCTTTTAATATGAAAAAGACTATAGAGTATCCTTTTAAGGGAGAAAATAAATGAGATAAAGCCACTAAAACTCTACACTGTTCTTCTATTTTATTATCATTCTTCAGCTATAAATTTATCTTAACTTCTTATCTTCTATATATTCTTCTCTGGTACTATTTATCTGAAAATCGTCAATTCTCATAAAACTTTTTGGTTAATATATATTCTCTATAATGAGGTGTGGAATAAGATCTGATCACTTGAGATAAAATAAGGTTTAATGTATCATTGCTCGGTTAAGCAATTCGCTCAGTTATTTAATAATCATCCTTTACCTTAAGTGTTCTCACACTACTATGAAGTTATAAAATCTGGTAGAGTATGTGTGAAAAAGGCTTTAGGTAGAACAACTTCCGTTAAGTTTTACTACATTTGTTAGTAAGTACTGTAAATATTGGTATTTCTTTCACATTAATTATTGATTTTA
It encodes the following:
- a CDS encoding iron-sulfur cluster assembly protein, which gives rise to MSEILKSVIDPETLSSIVELGFVKQIEEGENKIRVVLSPPTFWCPPTFLYMILEDLREKLKRKYETIDIEITAHHDSEKLTKCINKGLKFDECYGDEAMKGLYDDLKKKFYQRLEKGINPKNKSDKLVRLSLGITGEMCKLLAEERMKREGS
- a CDS encoding amidohydrolase family protein yields the protein MIKVETPDGKIHEIPVIDYHIHVWKAHEDNWLRPELAKGWIDCFYDYHKSLSPQEYIMDYNTFKYYGPKKMIEDVFLNGYVDIGITQPQYLLYFYRTPFGNTEEFGKLVYENPYRFIIGTRWDPRDGEQGKKQLEEDVRKYRVKPWQMRHVKLYTAEWKDIGGNLSRGWRLDSREAFEFIEFSKSLGINILVPHKGPTVWPLDKDAFDVKDVDAAASSFPEMKFVVTHIGLPRFDDFCWIGVQDKNVYAGLAVATAFIHKRPRYFAQIMAELLFWLGPDRILYGSDYAIWNPKWIIEDFIKFELPPDIEKEYGVQLTLDIKKKILYENAAKLWGIDVNEIMKTLNDDIKSRAKVLETKLSKEVAY